The sequence below is a genomic window from Oreochromis niloticus isolate F11D_XX linkage group LG3, O_niloticus_UMD_NMBU, whole genome shotgun sequence.
CACAGAGGCAACCACAGACAATAGATACAGAAGGTCAACAGGGCAAAGAGGGAAAAGCTGAGAGACACAGCTGAGGATAATTACACATGATGAGAAAGGAGGATGCAAAACTGAGCACACTGATTATTAAGACTAGTGCACAGAGGAGCTGGGGGAGGCAGATAAACATAACGGCACAAGAACTCACACAACAATATACACACACGGTAAACATGgaaccaaaacctaagaactagaacTCAATAAAAACTAAAGAGCTAAAGAGCTAGGAATACTTAAGACAGAAAGCAAAACCAAGAGACTCACAATGACACATGAAATCAAGGAATaacaatacaaacagaaaacactgggtcagtgACCTAGGACCGTTTCTTAACTCAGAAAACCAGaacaggagaggaagagaggttagatttaaaggaagaaactgaGGATGGAAAAACTCAAATAATCTTCACCGTgtaaagaattaaaaataaaccagTGTAGGCAACAGGAAGTAAGAtgatctgtgtgtctgtgtattttcATGGTAAAAAGCTGTTAAAGTGGAAACTCAGCATCCGATTTATGTTGCTCTGGATCATAAACTgtcaaaatataaatgaatgaatcTAAATTAGATTCAGATGTTTCCACAGTTCTGGGGAGGGGCAGAATAAAAGTAAtgtattttaagtttttaatgAAAAGCTGTGTGTGAGGGAAAGTGTTTTGGGCTCAAGTTAAACCAACTCAAAGAGTTATTCTTCAGTCTTTAACAAATGTTAGTGTGAACAATGCAGATTATACAAGTAATATTTAAGGAATTTTAATTGTGTTTAACACATTAGTTTAAGATCAGTTCACAGAGttcatttaacatatttttatatttcctttGAATATCAACATGAACCCTCAACACACAGCACATTAAAAACTACCTCTgcttcctctgattggctgttgttgATGACTTGAGCCTTTGCTGTACGTGATGTCATCATCTCCAACTCCTCCCCTGTCAGATAAAAGAAACCAGAATGAACAGCAAAGTAATTCATTCAAGTTTCATAACACAGTAGGAAACAGTTTAAATAATTTGTGAATATGATGTTAAAATAATTTACAGAACTTTACTCTGAGAAACTAAAGCTGAAAGAGAAACGTCTCAGACTCACGTTCAGTTTTCCTTTGAACTTGtcgtctcaccagcagaaccagtaacaccacAAGAACcagaacacagactgaactaatTACTGACACAGTGAGGACAAGAGAAAAGAGTGATAGAGGGACACAGGAGAAATCAGGAGGAgaggtggatgtaggtggaggtgtggatgtaggtggaggtgtggtggtgtgtttgtctaaaataaagcaaacacagtcattaagttgtcgtcacattgtgaatgttgaaagctgcagaaacacagacaggtgagtgtgtcacctgtgacagtgatccagctggatggagactctccatgaccgctgatgtcacacttgtagaggccttcatcagacctggaaacatgctggatggtcatgtgacctgtaggctgcttcctgatgagggagccatctttatagaaagcagctgggaggttggagggagtggtctttgttttacagagcagagtgacgtcatctccctccatcacagggaggacaggactctgcaggatcactgatccacctcaacacagagacaaactacagcatttcatccatttacacacagcttcatcaacactaactccacacactcagcttaccagtgactgtcaggttaaccatgttactgatgggaccctctctggactcacaccagtaaactccattGTCAACTGTAAAAATGTAGCTGAtgttacaggaagaaccagctgATCTTCCCCACTCATCTCCACACTCAGCTCTGGTGTctctgcttgtgtttctcctcagagtccatccagcagagctgtcgtcctcctcacagctcagagacacaaagtctcctttaaagaactgagagctgctgggactcacagtcagacgagctgtgagggttacaATGAAAAACTGATGATCAGTTACACTTTCCATTGTGAAACATGAacccaatcaggtcatatcagtgagcatttatcaggtttaaactgtgacagaagaaggttactgaccttggtttgttgtgcagctcagcagtgagatcagaactaaagaggaAAGGTTGGTTTGACTTTTTACAAACAAATCAGTTCATCATCAATCAGTATATCAATCAAGTGATGAGTCATGTACTGCTACATACTACATATAGTACTGCATGTACTACTACTCATGTACTGCTGTGTCCAATAAAGAGATTCTGTGGTGTCAGTGTTGATTAAAATGTTCCTCTAAAGTCTGATTTATGCTTCATGTCAAAATGTTTAACTTGTGATTTGTCAAATGTGATGACTGCAGTCAGACATGAATCACGTccacagacataaacacaaacactgatagaaaaaaaaactccacataaaacatgtttattttcaaGATCAGACAAAGTCTTTAACTTCAATTATTTTTataacaaagacaacagaaacaAGCAGTCTTGATCTTAATCTGAGGATGGAGgaatttttgtattattgtcaAACAGGCAAACAAgcaatttttcatcttttttaatATCGTTCTACTTTGTTTTCGTGCTGTAGACTTTCTGTATGCATTGTTAAAAAGACATCACAAGTAATAGTAAATGTATGTCCACAGTCcagttctgtttttaaaatcactaaattgctaaattcagtttttcacaTCCTTTTTCTGTGTAAGATGCTCAAACTTCCTCTTCACAGCTGAAATGTgtcttctttgtgttttaaacTTTCTTGAAATACTGTTTCATTTGTTGTTTATGtcattttctttcatctgtCATCAATCAACAAtcaaaaaatctgtaaaaataaactttagGTAACCTTAAGAGGTTTTTACTTACTCAGCAGACATTGCagagatgtttccttcattgtTCCTCTCAGTGATGTGATGTCTTCTTCATTTATGGAAAATGAATCCCCGCCCTCTTTCTCTGTGCACTCTAGCTATTTCTTTTGGGCTTTTTTGTTATGAAAACGTGTTTGCTACCTGTGCAAACACGTTTTCATGACAAAACcaacattttaaaatcaaatgaactCTAGCAGTCATGCACCAAAAGAGATTTGAATAACATGTTCTTCGGGATGTTTGGAAATCTGGATTTTCTCCACTCTGTTTTAGTCACTTTATGTcaaatgaaacatgaaacaaCATGTGCAGCTTTCTTCAGACATTTTGAAGAAAGTCTCTTGGTGACACTCTACGATTGGAGGGGGGActcccagcagctggaaacCACCAGGAAGCTGGAAGCAGCAATTCTGAGAAGCCATATCTATAGGCTCCTCACTGAATTTGAGTGTGGTACTATAATAGTTTACCCAAGTCCACGATGAACTGAAAAGTGGAAGTGTTTAGGAGCCACAGCAACAAAGACCACATAAAGTTTCACAGCAGGGTTGCGAAACGCTGATGCACATAGTGTGTGAAAGTTGCCAACGCTCAAGAACGGTTCCAGACTTCCTCTAGCATTAACATTATCAGGACAAATGGGAGCCATGACATAAAAATAAGATTTTCTTTAGATGTAATACAGTGTTGGACactaattttgcttgtttatcagtacccagatagcaaggaaacattgaaacaatgttgagtcaatatcaggcgacgtcattgaagcaacgttgaagtgtgacgttgacccagcgtcactcttgcacccatttttaacgttgaaacaacgtcaggttttgatgttgaatcaatgttgaaacctgacattgattcgacgttatattttcgaatactgttgacattgaaacaatgtcagattctgatattgaaacactgttgagctatggtgttgattttccacctctttcgcacagttgttttttattaaaacaacagttaaATCATGACTGGTAATCTACCTTTCTTTATAGTTATTTTAACCAATACTAAACTACTGCATGTTTCCATCAATACTTAAACCACCTAAACACATAATTGCACTTATTCCTCAAACTGGACACCCTTTATAAAAATCAAATGTCTCACAATGTAACATGTCAATATTAATATCCTAAAATAAGAAAGCATTGCATGTGATgtaacagggaaaaaaaaaaactaaacaaaaaaaggtcaatagacatgtttcGTTTgctaaatactttattaaaacacagttttctatttacatttatattttaacataactttgtagtttttactccgggatggggacggatgatgtgcgtcctgcgccaCCC
It includes:
- the LOC109201348 gene encoding low affinity immunoglobulin gamma Fc region receptor II, which encodes MASQNCCFQLPGGFQLLGVPPPIVECHQETFFKITNQARLTVSPSSSQFFKGDFVSLSCEEDDSSAGWTLRRNTSRDTRAECGDEWGRSAGSSCNISYIFTVDNGVYWCESREGPISNMVNLTVTGGSVILQSPVLPVMEGDDVTLLCKTKTTPSNLPAAFYKDGSLIRKQPTGHMTIQHVSRSDEGLYKCDISGHGESPSSWITVTDKHTTTPPPTSTPPPTSTSPPDFSCVPLSLFSLVLTVSVISSVCVLVLVVLLVLLVRRQVQRKTEREELEMMTSRTAKAQVINNSQSEEAETLKQSQTSSTPH